In Nocardia sp. NBC_00403, one DNA window encodes the following:
- a CDS encoding TetR/AcrR family transcriptional regulator, with translation MPDRPTRTPSTETRRSLSVASKSVRSGPPPDWLAGGDRNALAGERIHAAAAELIARHGMAGLNIDHVATHAGCSRATVYRYVGGKSALREAVLTAATTRIAATIQHSIATLTGPDRVAAAILAALDAVRADPVAVAFLAATTPQEVDTFLAGNPRLADAATTLTATADDPAAGQWIVRVVLSLLFWPASDPTTERTLVDRFVSPAFTR, from the coding sequence ATGCCCGACCGGCCGACCCGGACACCTTCTACCGAAACGCGCCGATCCCTGTCGGTCGCCTCCAAGAGTGTCCGTTCGGGGCCACCGCCGGACTGGCTGGCCGGCGGCGACCGCAACGCGCTCGCCGGCGAACGCATCCACGCGGCCGCGGCCGAGCTGATCGCACGCCACGGCATGGCCGGACTCAACATCGACCACGTCGCCACGCACGCGGGCTGCTCCCGTGCCACCGTCTACCGCTACGTCGGCGGCAAGTCCGCCTTACGCGAGGCCGTGCTCACGGCCGCGACCACCCGGATCGCCGCGACCATCCAGCACTCGATCGCCACACTCACCGGCCCCGATCGTGTCGCGGCAGCCATCCTCGCCGCCCTCGACGCCGTCCGTGCCGACCCGGTAGCAGTCGCCTTCCTCGCCGCAACCACGCCGCAGGAAGTCGACACCTTCCTAGCGGGCAACCCCCGACTCGCGGACGCCGCGACCACCCTCACCGCAACCGCCGACGACCCGGCCGCCGGACAATGGATCGTCCGCGTGGTGCTGTCGCTATTGTTCTGGCCCGCAAGCGATCCCACCACCGAACGCACCCTCGTCGACCGATTCGTCAGCCCCGCCTTCACCCGGTGA
- a CDS encoding aminoglycoside phosphotransferase family protein, with protein sequence MIVVPDFFANRLVDMEPEAEAWLDRLPEQAAEYADRWQVRIVGEPMHGYAGVVLPVLASDGTPAVLKLSYITPETRDEPLALAAWQGQGAVQLLDSDPEHGVLLLERLDPSRSLETEPIDVAVPIIAGLLRRLAIPAPSGLSRDLRTEAARWAEELPSEWERLGSPFPRKMLDAAIEVCRQLGPTADRLLVNEDLHFENVLGGFRESWQVIDPQPLVGDLEFTMLSLLWNRRTESVLDDRFTAIVAIAGLDAERARAWTLFRAVQNWLWFVADEDTEDFGWPAVQAIAPWAMR encoded by the coding sequence GTGATTGTCGTCCCGGATTTCTTTGCCAACCGCTTAGTCGACATGGAACCAGAGGCCGAGGCCTGGCTCGATCGGCTGCCCGAACAAGCCGCCGAATACGCCGACCGCTGGCAGGTGCGCATTGTCGGTGAGCCGATGCACGGATACGCGGGCGTCGTACTGCCGGTGCTCGCAAGCGACGGCACTCCCGCCGTCCTGAAGCTCAGCTATATCACCCCGGAAACCCGCGACGAGCCACTTGCCCTCGCCGCTTGGCAGGGGCAGGGCGCGGTGCAGTTGCTCGACAGCGACCCCGAACACGGTGTGCTCCTGCTCGAGCGCCTCGACCCCAGCCGGTCGTTGGAAACCGAGCCGATCGATGTGGCGGTGCCGATCATCGCGGGCCTGCTGCGCCGCCTCGCCATCCCCGCGCCGTCCGGACTTTCTCGCGACCTCAGGACCGAGGCCGCCCGCTGGGCCGAGGAATTGCCGAGCGAATGGGAGCGACTCGGCTCCCCCTTCCCACGAAAGATGCTCGACGCCGCCATCGAGGTGTGTCGTCAACTGGGACCGACCGCGGACCGCCTACTGGTGAACGAGGACCTGCACTTCGAGAATGTTCTCGGCGGTTTCCGCGAATCCTGGCAGGTCATCGACCCGCAGCCGCTCGTCGGTGACCTCGAATTCACTATGCTCTCGCTGCTGTGGAACCGCCGTACCGAGTCCGTCCTCGACGACCGCTTCACCGCCATCGTCGCTATCGCGGGCCTCGACGCCGAACGCGCCCGCGCCTGGACCCTGTTCCGCGCCGTCCAGAACTGGCTCTGGTTCGTGGCGGACGAGGATACCGAAGACTTCGGCTGGCCCGCTGTCCAAGCCATCGCCCCCTGGGCGATGCGCTGA